The sequence CACCCGCCGCCTCCACATCCAGCCTGCCGGGGATCCGGTGCTCGCGCAGGGCATGCGCGACATCCACGCCGAGCTGAAATTGCCGTTGGCGTTCCCGCCCGAGGTCGAGGCCGCCGCGGCGCAGGCGGCGGCGAACCCGCGGCTGCCGGAACTGGATCGCAGCAACATCGCCCTGGTGACCATCGACCCGCCTGGCTCGATGGACCTGGACCAGGCGATGTACGTCGAGCACACCGCTGGTGGCTACCGGGTGTATTACGCGATCGCCGACGTCGCCGCCTTCGTCAGCGCCGGCGACCCGGTCGACCTGGAAGCGAACCGGCGCGGCGAGACGCTGTATGGCGCGGACGCGAAAATCCCGCTGCACCCGACGGTGTTGTCCGAAGGTGCCACCTCGTTGCTGCCCGATCAATTGCGTCCGGCGCTGCTGTGGACGATCGAGCTGGACGGGGCCGGCGAAAGCATCGCCGTCGACGTGCGGCGGGCGAAGGTTAGGAGTCGCGCCCGGCTCGACTACGCCGGCGTGCAGCAACGCATCGACGCGGGGACGGCCGAGCCGATGTGGGCGGTGCTGCGCGAGGTCGGCGAGTTGCGTCGGCAGCGCGAGTTCGCCCGCGGCGGCATCAGCCTGCCGCTGCCGGAGCAGGAGATCAGCGTGGTCGATGGCCGCTGGAAGCTGGCATTTCGCGCGCGCCTGCCGATCGAGGACTGGAACGAGCAGATCTCGCTGCTGATCGGGATGGCCGCGGCGGACCTGATGGTACAGGCGAAGGTGGGCGTGCTGCGCACCTTGCCGCCGCCCGATCCGCGCGCGATCGAGCGCCTGCACGTCACCGCGCGGGTGCTCGGCATCAGCTGGCCGCCCGCGCTGGACTACCCCGGCTTCATCCGTTCGCTGGACCCGTCGAACGACGTCCACGTGGCGATGCTGACCGCCTGCACCACGGTGCTGCGCGGAGCCGGCTACGCGGCGTTCGACGGCACCCTGCCGGCGCAGCCGATGCACTCGGCGCTGGCCGCGCAGTACACCCATGCCACCGCGCCGCTGCGCCGGCTGGTCGATCGTTATACCGGCGAGGTCTGCGTGGCGCTGTGCGCGAAGCAGCCGGTGCCGGGGTGGGCGCTGGCCGCGTTGCCGGGCCTGCCGGCCACGATGCAGGCCTCCGGCCATCGTGCGGGCCAGTACGAAAGTGCCGTGCTGAGCCTGGCCGAAGCCGCCGTGCTGGCGCCGCGGCTGGGCGAGGTCTTCAACGGCGCGATCGTCGAGGTTGCGCATGACGATCCGGCCAGAGGCATGGTGATCGTCCGCGATCCGGCGGTCGAGGCAGGCGTGTCGGGCAGCACGAATCTTCCGCTCGGCGCCGACGTCAGGGTAAGCCTGGTCGAAGCCGATCCGGTGCGGCGGGTGACCCGGTTCGAGCTGGCAGGGTGACACTGCGGTGGCGTCGGCGTGGCGGCTGCCATCGCCGTGCTGCTTGGGCGGATCAGCCGCGGCGTGCGCGAGAACCTGCAGAAGCAGGGCATCACCGTGCAGACCGCTACGTTGGTCAAGCGCACCGACGCCAGCGGCCTGTACGACGCCGAAGGCAAGCTGCTGCCGGCCGACGTGATGGTTGTGGGCCGCCGGCGTGCGCGCGCCCGTGTTCCTGCGCGAGATCGACGGGCTGGAAACCAGCCGCAACGACCAACTGGCCGTGCTGCCCACGCTGCAGGCCACGCGCGACCCGGCCATCTTCGCGTTCGGCGATTGCGCGGCATGCCCGCGTGGCGGTGGTGCCAGCGGCAACGTGCCCGCGCTGGCCCAGGTCGCGCCTCAGCAGGCGGCCCTGCTGGTCGGCAACCTGCGCCGCCGGCTCGACGGCAAGCCGCTGCAGGATTACCGCTACCAGGACCGCGGCACGCTGATTTCGCTGGCCTCCTACAACGACTTCGGCAAACTGTTCGGCAACCGCATCATCGAGGGGCGCCTCGCGCACTTCTTCTACGCCTCGCTCTACCGCATGCACCAGTCCGCCCTGTACGGCCCCTGGCGCACTTCGCGCAGGCTGCTCGGCGACGCGATCGCCCGCAATACCCGGCCATTGCTGAAGTTGCATTGAGGCATCGGCGCGCCGGTGGTTGCGGCGCCCGCAGCGGGCATGCCAGATTCGCGCTTCATCAGGACGCCTGGGGAATCCACAATCATGCGCAAATCTTTCGCCGTGGCGGCGAGCCTCGCCACTGGCATCGTGTTGTCCGCCTCGTGCCTGGGCCAGGACAGCAAACCCAGACCGCCCATCGTCACCGATCCGGTCTACACGAAGCCGCAACAACTGGTGGACATGGACCACGGACGCCGCATGAACCTGTACTGCCGCGGCTCGGGTTCGCCCACGGTGATCCTCGACGCCGGCATGGGCGATTCCTCGATTTCCTGGGCGCTGGTGCAACCGGCGCTGGCAAAACGCACCCGGACCTGCGCGTACGATCGCGCCGGCATGGGCTTCAGCGATGCGGCGACGCGCCCCAGCACGGCTGGCAACATCGCCGAGGACCTGCATGCCCTGTTGCGTGCGGCGCAGATCAGTCCCCCGTACGTACTGGTCGGGCATTCGATGTCCGGCCTGACGGTACGCGTGTTCGCCGACCGCTATCCGAACGACGTAGTGGGCATGGTGCTGGTCGAAGGCTCGCACGAGGACCAGTCCGTGCGCGGCTGGGCGATCGGCGAGCCCGGCCAGCAGGCGGAATGGGATGCCTATCTCAAGGACGCGCGTTCCTGCGTGGACGACGCCCGCAGGGGCATGGCCAAGGGCACGCCGGCGTTCGCGAAATGCGTCGGCGACGACGACCCCAGGTTCAGCCAGGCCATCAACGAGGCGCAGCAGAAGTACGCGGTCACGCCGAAATGGCAGGCGGCCGCGGCCTCGGAACGCGAAAGCGTGTTCTACGCGAGCGCGCAGCAGGCCCGCGCCACCCGCAAGGACTTCGGCGCGATGCCGATCATCGTGCTCACCCATGCGCCGTATCCGAAAGGCAAGGACGAGACGCAGGAGCAGCGCAATCAGCGCACCCTGCTATGGGAAGACCTGCACACCCAGGTGGCCGCCATGTCCACCCACGGCATCAACATCATCGTGCCGCGCAGCGGCCACTTCGTGCAGTACGACCGTCCGGAGATCGTGATCGACGCAGTGGACCAGGCGCTGGCGATTGCGAAGGAGCAACACGTGAACTGATTTTGGCCGTGCTCCCTCCTTGCCTGCAGGGAGGGAGCACGGCAGTCGCCTCAGCCGCCCACCACCGGCAGTGCGATGAAACTTGCCTGATCCGCCGCGTGGTACACGCGCTGGGTGGCCTTCCGGTAGTCCGCCGGTTTCGCCATGAGGATGTTCGGCACGAAGGTCTGCGGGTTGCGGTCGTACAGCGGGAACCAGCTCGACTGTACCTGCACCATGATGCGGTGGCCGGGCAGGAAGACGTGGTTCGCCGGGGGCAGCGCGAAGCGGTAGGCCAGCGGCTGGTTGGCGGCGACCGGTTTCGCCTCGGTGAAGCCTTCGCGGTAGCGGCCGCGGAAGATGTCCATCGCCACGGCGAGCTGGTAGCCGCCCATCTCGGGCTCGTAGGCGACCTGGTCGGGGTAGACGTCGATCAGCTTGACCACCCAGTCGCTGTCGGTGCCGCTGGTGGAGGCGACCAGGTGCACCTCCGGCACGCCGCTGATGGTCAGCGGCGCAGTGAGCACGTCGCTGACGTAGCTGAGCACGTCGGTGCGGCCTGACGCCTCGCGCTGGTCGTCGACCAGCCACTGCGGCCAGGTGAAGGTGTCGTAGCCGATCGGCTGGATCGGGCGGGCGCGGAACGGCACCGGGTGCGCGGGATCGGACACGTATTCGTCGTAGGCGTCGCCGGCGGTGGGCGCGCTGAAGCCGAGCTTGCTGCCGGGTTCCAGGTACAGCGGGCGGCTTTTCGTGCGGCAGCCGTCGGTGCAGGCCAGTGGCCAGCGATCCAGCCGCTGCCACTGGTTGCTGCCGGTCTGGTACGCGGTGACGGCGGCGGTGTCGGCTCTGGGCGCGCCGTCCTTGAGGTATTGCGCCAGGTACGGGCGCAGGATCTTCTCGCGGAAATACTTCGCGGTGTCGCTGCCGAAGCGGATCGCGCCCAGCGAACTGCCTTCCTTGATTTCCTGGCCGTGGTTCCACGGCCCCATCACCAGCTTGACCATGGTGCCGCTGGTGTCCTTCGGCTTGATCGCGCGGTACACGGCCAGTGCGCCGTAGATGTCTTCCTGGTCCCACAGGCTGTGCACCAGCATCACCGGCACTTTCAGCGGCTGCGCGGTGAGCAGTTTGTCGACCGCCTGGTCGCTCCAGAAACTGTCGTAGGCCGGGTGCGCCAGCAGCTTGTTCCAGAAGCCGAGCTGGCGCATGCCGTAGGCATCGGCCAGCGCGCCGGCGGAGCCGTAGTGCATGAACAGGTCGTAGTCGTCGTGGTAGTTCGTCCACCACTTGATCGAGTTGTCGCGGCTGGCGACCTGTTCGTAGATGTAGGCCAGGTTCTGCTGGCGGAACGCGCCATTGTGGAACCAGTCGTCGCCCATCCAGCCGTCGACCATCGGGTTCATCGGCACCGACACCTTCAGCGCCGGGTGTGGGTTGAACAACGCCATCAACGGCTCGAAGCCGTCATAGGAAATGCCCAGCGTGCCGACCTTGCCGTTCGACTCGGGAATGTTCTTCACCAGCCAGTCGATGCTGTCGTAGGTGTCGGTGGCGTCGTCCACCGGGGTGGGATTCTGCGGGCCGTGCAGCGGCCGGTTCATCACGTAGTCGCCTTCGGAGCCGTACTTGCCGCGCACGTCCTGCACCACGCGGATGTAGCCGTCCTCGACGATGATGTCGGCGACGTTGTCGTAGCCCTGCAGGGTCGGGCCGAGGTGGCCGCTCATGCTGAGCCGGGTCAGCGCGTTCGCGTCGTACGGCGTGCGGGTGAACAGGATGCCGGCGTGGTGGGCGCCCTTGGGGACCAAGATCACGGTGTGCAGCTTGACCCCGTCGCGCATCGGCACCATCACGTCGCGCCGCTCGTAGTCGAAGCTGGCGGTGGCCGGAACGAACTTCGCCGGCGTTTCGCTGGGGTAGTCCGGGTATTTCGCCGGCGTCGTCGCGGCGGCTTGCAACAGGCTGCTCATCGTCAGCAGCAAGGCAAACAAGGCAGGCTTCACGCCTGCAGCGAACCGACTCGACGTCATGGTGGCTCCCCCGGTTGGACAACGCCGTACAGGGTAACCGCAACCGCGGCCCGGCGAATGTGGCGTGTTGGCAAGCCTGTTGCTTGAGTGAGGGCATGAACGACATTGCCTACGACATCAGCTATCTGCTCGACAGTGAACCGGCCAGGGTGGAAGCGCCGGCGTTGCGCGTGGCCAGGACCCCGCCGCCCGCGGCGCCACCCGGCATGGTCGAGGTGCAGGCTGTCCTGGCGCAGGAGCTGCTGCAAGCTGCCGAAGTCCACGAGGAATGGATCAGGCAGTACCTGCGCATGCAGGGCAGCACCCAGATCAGTCGATGAGACGACTGTCGCGGCAGAGCAGAACCTGACCCGGTTGGACACATCCGGGCAGCCGTCGATCGGCATGGCAGCCCGGACGCCTGGGGCCGCCGGTTCCTGACGGCCGCGAAGCGGCCGGCTAGGCGCGCACCCCACGGCGTCACGTACCCGGGCTGGCAGGTTGGGCAGGCGCAGCGAGCCCGACACGTTGGCGATGCCGCTCCGTCGGGGCCGGGGCGTTCATTGCATGTCCGGTGCCGTGATCGATATGCGTGGCGGCAGGGTTTTCGACGATGCCGACAAAAAAGCCCGGGGCCAGCCCGGGCTTTTTTGCTTGCGGTGGGGCGGGCGCGTCAGGCGATCGCGGGCAGCGTGTCCACGCCGGCTTCGATCGCCGCCTTGTGCATCCGCGTGCGCGGCAGGATGCGGGCGAAGTAGAACGCGGCGGTGTCGCGCTTGGCCTGCTTGAACGCGGTGGACTGGTTGCCGGCTTCGGCGGCCGCCACGCTGCGCGCCCACAGGTAGGCGAGGGTGACGTAGCCGGAGTAGTACAGGTAATCGGTCGCCGCGGCGCCGAGTTCCTCCGGGTTGGCCGCCACGCGCTGGGCCAGGCTCACGGTGAGGTCGCTCCACTCCTTGGTGGCGACGGCCAGCGGGCCGATCAGGTTGCGCAGCGCGGCATCGGCGCTGTGCTGCTGGCAGAACGCGCTGATCTCCTGCAGGAAGTGCTTCGCGCCCACGCCCTGCAGCTGGAGGATCTTGCGGCCCAGCAGGTCGGCCGCCTGGATGCCGGTGGTGCCTTCGTACAGGGTGATGATGCGGGCGTCGCGGACGAACTGCTCCATGCCGTTCTCGGCGATGTAGCCGTGGCCGCCGTAGATCTGCAGCGCTTCCTTGGTGCACTCCTGCGCCAGCTCGGTGGTCATGCCCTTGGCGATCGGGATCAGGAAGGCGACCAGTTCACCGGCCTTCTGTCGTGCCGCTTCGTCGGTGGCGCGATGCTCGATGTCGGTCTGCAGCGCGGTGTACAGCACCAGCGCGCGCGAGCCCTCGACGAAGGCGCGCTGGGTCAGCAGCATGCGGCGCACGTCCGGCTGCACCAGCAGGTTGTCGGCCGGCTTGTCGGGGAATTTCGCACCGGACAGCGAGCGCGACTGCAGGCGCTCGCGGGCGTAGTTGAGGCTGTTCTGCAGCGCACGCTCGGCCAGCGCCAAACCCTGCACGCCGACCGACAGCCGCGCCGCATTCATCATGGTGAACATCGCGGCCAGCCCCTTGTGCGGCTTGCCGATCAGGTAGCCCTCGGCGCCGTCGAAGTTCATCACGCAGGTGGAGCAGGCATGGATACCCATCTTGTGCTCGATCGCGCCCGCGGCGACCGTGTTGCGCTCACCCGGCGAGCCGTCCGCGTTGAGCTTGAACTTGGGCACGATGAACATCGAGATGCCGCGGCTGCCTTCCGGTGCGTCGGGCAGGCGCGCCAGCACCAGGTGCACGATGTTCTCGGTGAGGTCGTGCTCGCCGGCGCTGATGAAGATCTTGGTGCCGCTGATCTTGTAGACGGCGTGGCCGTCCGCGTCCGCCGCGGCCGGTTCGGCGCGGGTCTTCAGCAGGCCCAGGTCGGAGCCGGCCTGCGGCTCGGTCAGGCACATGGTGCCGGTCCAGCGGCCCGCCACGATCGGCCTCATGAAGCGCTCGCGCTGCCATTCCTCGCCGTGCATTTCCATCGCGTGGGTGGCGCCCTCGGACAGCAGCGGGTACAGGCTCCAGGCCAGGTTGCCGGACTGGAAGATCTCGGTGGTGGCGGTGCCGAGCACGCCGGGCAGGGCCTGGCCGCCGTAGGTTTCCGGATTGGTCAGGCCGGTCCAGCCACCTTCGGCGAACGCCTTGAACGCTTCCTTGAACGACTTCGGCGTGGTCACCGTCTGGGTGGCCTTGTCATAGTGGCAGCCCTCGGCGTCGGCCGGGCCGTTGGTCGGCGCCAGCAGCTGTTCGCTGAGGCGGCCGGCTTCCTCCAGCACCGCGTCGAGCAGGTCGCGGCTGTGCGCCTCGCCGCCTTGCAGCGAGGTCAGGGTCGACTCGGCGCCCAGTACATCGAACAGGGCGAAACGCAGGTCGTCGAGGGGAGCCTTGTAAGCGGTCATGGTGATTCCTTCGTTGAATGGGTGATCAGCGATACGTGTTGGCGATGCCCGGCACCGCCGAGATCCAGTCGCTGCCGTTGAAGTCGAACGAGCGCGGCTTGTCTTCCTGCTCGGGTTTGGCGCGGGTGCTGCCGCTGACGCGGTAGGCCAGCGCGCCGGCGCTGCCCTTGGCGGCGATCGCCTGCAGTGCCCGGGTCATCGCTGCGGTGGGCAGCACGTTGAGCTGGATCACGTCGCCGGCAAGCTCGGGAATGTCGCGGTCGAAGGTGGCGTGCAGTCGCACCGGCACCAGCTCGGCCAGCTGCAGCTGGCCGTCCAGCGACTTGAAGTCCATGCCGCCGTAGCTGTTGTTCTGGATGCGCACGGTCAGCTGCCACTGCCCGTCCGGCAGCACCACCAGTTGCTGGATGCTCAGGGTCGGCGGGAACACGCTCTTCTTCGCCGGGCCGCAGGCGGCCAGGCCCAGCAGCAGGACGGGGATGATCCAGCGGAGCAGACGCATCGCGATTTCTCCAAACGATCGTTTGAATACCGATTCTAACCGCGATCGAGGGGGTTGGCGCCAGTGGCGGCGAATGGTCGCCGGCGGGCAGTGGCGCGGAGCCGCCATGAAGCTCTCGACCGGTGCCCGCGGGTCGCGGCAGGTGCGCGCCGGATTTTCGCGCGGCGCGCCTGGCGAAGGTTTCGCGGTCATGCGCAAACGGGCATCATCGGCGTTCATCTTTCATCCGCAGGGTTCCACCGCATGTCACGACGCTTTGTTGCACGCCGCTCGCCGATCCACGGCAACGGCGTGTTCGCCACCGCCCCAATCGCCAGGGGCGAGGAGATCATCGAGTACAAGGGCAAGTTGATGAGTCACGCGCAGGCGGACGATCTGTACGGCGACGGCGGCGAGACCGGCCACACGTTTTTGTTCACACTCAACGACGACTACATCATCGACGCCAACCAGGGCGGCAACAGCGCGCGCTGGATCAACCACAGCTGCGCGCCGAACTGCCGCGCGCTGGTCGAGGAAAGCGCCAGCGGCGACCCGCGCCGGGACCGCGTGGTGATCGAGGCGATCCGCAACATCAAGCCAGGCGAGGAGCTCACCTACGACTACGGCATCGTGCTCGACGTGCCGCACACCGCGCGCCTGAAGAAGCTGTGGGTATGCCTGTGCGGCTCGCCGAAGTGCAGCGGCACGCTGCTCAAGCCCAAGCGTTGAAGCCTGCCGCCGAAGGGCTCAGTCCTCTTCCACGTGCGGCTTCCACGCCTCGCTGAGCTGCTTCTGCACGGCCGGCGGCACCGCCTCGTAGTGGCTGAGATCGAGGCTGTAGCGGCCGCGGCCGCCAGTCATCGACTTCAGTTCGGTGGGGTAGTCGGTCAGCTCGGCCAGCGGCGCCTGCGCCTTGATCACCAGCTCGCCGCCGCGCTGGGCGTCGGTGCCCATGATGCGCGCGCGCTTGCCGGCCAGGCCGCCGGTGACATCGCCCACGCTGTGCTCGGGGATCGCCACCTCGACGTTGACGATCGGTTCCAGCACGATCGGCTGTGCCTTGCCGATGGCGTCGAGGAACGCCTTCTTGCCGGCGCTGACGAAGGCGACCTCCTTCGAGTCGACCGGGTGGTACTTGCCGTCGTACACGGTCACGCGCAGGTCCTGCAGCGGATAGCCGGCCACCGCGCCGTGCTCCATCGCCTGGCGCACGCCCTTCTCGATCGCCG is a genomic window of Rhodanobacter thiooxydans containing:
- a CDS encoding RNB domain-containing ribonuclease, with translation MSTTRRLHIQPAGDPVLAQGMRDIHAELKLPLAFPPEVEAAAAQAAANPRLPELDRSNIALVTIDPPGSMDLDQAMYVEHTAGGYRVYYAIADVAAFVSAGDPVDLEANRRGETLYGADAKIPLHPTVLSEGATSLLPDQLRPALLWTIELDGAGESIAVDVRRAKVRSRARLDYAGVQQRIDAGTAEPMWAVLREVGELRRQREFARGGISLPLPEQEISVVDGRWKLAFRARLPIEDWNEQISLLIGMAAADLMVQAKVGVLRTLPPPDPRAIERLHVTARVLGISWPPALDYPGFIRSLDPSNDVHVAMLTACTTVLRGAGYAAFDGTLPAQPMHSALAAQYTHATAPLRRLVDRYTGEVCVALCAKQPVPGWALAALPGLPATMQASGHRAGQYESAVLSLAEAAVLAPRLGEVFNGAIVEVAHDDPARGMVIVRDPAVEAGVSGSTNLPLGADVRVSLVEADPVRRVTRFELAG
- a CDS encoding alpha/beta fold hydrolase; the protein is MRKSFAVAASLATGIVLSASCLGQDSKPRPPIVTDPVYTKPQQLVDMDHGRRMNLYCRGSGSPTVILDAGMGDSSISWALVQPALAKRTRTCAYDRAGMGFSDAATRPSTAGNIAEDLHALLRAAQISPPYVLVGHSMSGLTVRVFADRYPNDVVGMVLVEGSHEDQSVRGWAIGEPGQQAEWDAYLKDARSCVDDARRGMAKGTPAFAKCVGDDDPRFSQAINEAQQKYAVTPKWQAAAASERESVFYASAQQARATRKDFGAMPIIVLTHAPYPKGKDETQEQRNQRTLLWEDLHTQVAAMSTHGINIIVPRSGHFVQYDRPEIVIDAVDQALAIAKEQHVN
- a CDS encoding CocE/NonD family hydrolase, which encodes MTSSRFAAGVKPALFALLLTMSSLLQAAATTPAKYPDYPSETPAKFVPATASFDYERRDVMVPMRDGVKLHTVILVPKGAHHAGILFTRTPYDANALTRLSMSGHLGPTLQGYDNVADIIVEDGYIRVVQDVRGKYGSEGDYVMNRPLHGPQNPTPVDDATDTYDSIDWLVKNIPESNGKVGTLGISYDGFEPLMALFNPHPALKVSVPMNPMVDGWMGDDWFHNGAFRQQNLAYIYEQVASRDNSIKWWTNYHDDYDLFMHYGSAGALADAYGMRQLGFWNKLLAHPAYDSFWSDQAVDKLLTAQPLKVPVMLVHSLWDQEDIYGALAVYRAIKPKDTSGTMVKLVMGPWNHGQEIKEGSSLGAIRFGSDTAKYFREKILRPYLAQYLKDGAPRADTAAVTAYQTGSNQWQRLDRWPLACTDGCRTKSRPLYLEPGSKLGFSAPTAGDAYDEYVSDPAHPVPFRARPIQPIGYDTFTWPQWLVDDQREASGRTDVLSYVSDVLTAPLTISGVPEVHLVASTSGTDSDWVVKLIDVYPDQVAYEPEMGGYQLAVAMDIFRGRYREGFTEAKPVAANQPLAYRFALPPANHVFLPGHRIMVQVQSSWFPLYDRNPQTFVPNILMAKPADYRKATQRVYHAADQASFIALPVVGG
- a CDS encoding acyl-CoA dehydrogenase C-terminal domain-containing protein gives rise to the protein MTAYKAPLDDLRFALFDVLGAESTLTSLQGGEAHSRDLLDAVLEEAGRLSEQLLAPTNGPADAEGCHYDKATQTVTTPKSFKEAFKAFAEGGWTGLTNPETYGGQALPGVLGTATTEIFQSGNLAWSLYPLLSEGATHAMEMHGEEWQRERFMRPIVAGRWTGTMCLTEPQAGSDLGLLKTRAEPAAADADGHAVYKISGTKIFISAGEHDLTENIVHLVLARLPDAPEGSRGISMFIVPKFKLNADGSPGERNTVAAGAIEHKMGIHACSTCVMNFDGAEGYLIGKPHKGLAAMFTMMNAARLSVGVQGLALAERALQNSLNYARERLQSRSLSGAKFPDKPADNLLVQPDVRRMLLTQRAFVEGSRALVLYTALQTDIEHRATDEAARQKAGELVAFLIPIAKGMTTELAQECTKEALQIYGGHGYIAENGMEQFVRDARIITLYEGTTGIQAADLLGRKILQLQGVGAKHFLQEISAFCQQHSADAALRNLIGPLAVATKEWSDLTVSLAQRVAANPEELGAAATDYLYYSGYVTLAYLWARSVAAAEAGNQSTAFKQAKRDTAAFYFARILPRTRMHKAAIEAGVDTLPAIA
- a CDS encoding SET domain-containing protein, whose translation is MSRRFVARRSPIHGNGVFATAPIARGEEIIEYKGKLMSHAQADDLYGDGGETGHTFLFTLNDDYIIDANQGGNSARWINHSCAPNCRALVEESASGDPRRDRVVIEAIRNIKPGEELTYDYGIVLDVPHTARLKKLWVCLCGSPKCSGTLLKPKR